One Bradyrhizobium sp. ISRA464 genomic window carries:
- a CDS encoding NADPH:quinone reductase: MRAVWYERTGAAPTVLTVGEMPTPDAGPGGVRVRLEASGVNPADVGRRSGNYRQMEFPLIIPNSDGAGVIDQIGAGVTRFAVGDRVWLFNGQRNGRAFGTAAEYITIADHLVTPLADNVSFAAGATLGIPCMTAWCALFADGPITGQTVLVTGGAGAVGHYAVQLAKWGGARVIATVSSQVKDMEARLAGADMVVNYRTEDVVAKVMAFTANRGVDRVVDVDFGGNLATTLKIMALNSTIAVYATNGNRTPTVPVRELMEKCITVRSLVLFALPPTLLAAAQEGITKWLAAGARVHNIAGQFALAETAQAHLAVEKGDKIGTVIVDCAR; the protein is encoded by the coding sequence ATGAGAGCGGTCTGGTACGAACGGACCGGCGCGGCGCCGACGGTGCTCACCGTCGGCGAGATGCCGACGCCTGACGCGGGCCCCGGCGGGGTCCGCGTCCGCCTGGAAGCCTCCGGCGTCAATCCCGCCGATGTCGGCCGCCGCAGCGGCAATTATCGGCAGATGGAATTTCCGCTGATAATCCCGAACAGCGATGGCGCGGGCGTCATCGACCAGATCGGCGCAGGTGTGACGCGCTTTGCCGTCGGCGATCGCGTCTGGCTGTTCAACGGCCAGCGCAACGGCCGTGCCTTCGGCACCGCGGCCGAGTACATCACGATCGCCGACCATCTGGTGACGCCGCTTGCCGATAACGTGTCCTTTGCCGCTGGTGCGACGCTCGGCATCCCCTGCATGACCGCGTGGTGCGCGCTGTTCGCGGACGGGCCGATCACCGGACAGACGGTGCTCGTCACCGGCGGCGCCGGCGCGGTCGGCCACTATGCCGTGCAACTGGCCAAATGGGGCGGCGCGCGGGTGATCGCGACCGTGAGCTCGCAGGTCAAGGACATGGAAGCACGGCTCGCCGGCGCCGACATGGTGGTGAACTACCGCACCGAGGACGTGGTGGCCAAGGTGATGGCGTTCACTGCGAACCGCGGCGTCGACCGCGTGGTCGACGTCGATTTCGGCGGCAATCTTGCGACCACGCTGAAGATCATGGCGCTCAACTCGACGATCGCGGTCTACGCCACCAACGGCAACCGCACGCCCACGGTGCCGGTGCGCGAGCTGATGGAGAAATGCATCACGGTGCGTTCGCTGGTGCTGTTCGCGCTGCCGCCGACGCTGCTCGCGGCCGCGCAGGAGGGCATCACCAAGTGGCTCGCAGCCGGCGCGCGCGTGCACAACATCGCCGGACAGTTCGCCCTGGCCGAGACGGCCCAGGCCCATCTCGCGGTCGAGAAGGGCGACAAGATCGGCACCGTGATCGTCGACTGCGCGCGGTGA
- a CDS encoding DUF3775 domain-containing protein: protein MPELTISPEKVGFLIEKAREFDVKEAAVDPDSGSNGVDDDMIDILEDDGTDPVMREIAGFIDALSEDEQVDLIALMRLGRGDGSIEEWTELRREAARGHRGHNTASYLLGEPMLGDLLAEGLDELGLLPGDEGTTPIH from the coding sequence ATGCCGGAACTCACGATCTCTCCCGAAAAGGTCGGCTTTCTGATCGAGAAGGCGCGGGAATTCGACGTCAAGGAGGCGGCGGTCGATCCGGACTCCGGCTCGAACGGCGTTGACGACGACATGATCGACATATTGGAGGATGATGGCACGGACCCGGTGATGCGCGAGATCGCCGGTTTTATCGACGCGCTGAGCGAGGACGAGCAGGTCGATCTCATTGCCCTGATGCGGCTTGGTCGCGGCGATGGCTCGATCGAGGAATGGACAGAGCTCAGGCGCGAAGCCGCGCGCGGGCACAGGGGGCACAATACCGCGAGCTACCTGCTGGGTGAGCCGATGCTGGGCGATCTGCTTGCTGAAGGTCTCGACGAGCTCGGGCTCCTGCCGGGCGACGAAGGCACCACGCCGATACATTAG
- a CDS encoding MBL fold metallo-hydrolase has product MHWTVGKVRITKVVELETVGSTRFILPLAGREEIQRLPWLIPHFANEDGRLKMSIHSLLVETPEHRIIVDTGLGNDKQGRNVPTWNNRTDPFLEKLTEAGFAPESIDTVLCTHLHVDHVGWNTRLVDGKWVPTFANARYVFGKTEFDHWRDHSNDPAHAAVFADSVKPIADAGKAELVPSDHRLTDEITLIPTPGHSPGHMSIHIRSGGQEGLLTGDVAHHPCQMYHLDWSSTADSDQKQSAATRRELFSRFADTPTLVIGGHFNAGHIKRDGDAFEFIALT; this is encoded by the coding sequence ATGCACTGGACCGTGGGCAAGGTCAGGATCACCAAGGTCGTCGAGCTCGAGACCGTCGGCAGCACGCGCTTCATCCTGCCGCTCGCTGGCCGGGAGGAGATCCAGCGCCTGCCCTGGCTGATCCCGCATTTCGCCAACGAGGACGGCCGGCTGAAGATGTCGATCCACTCGCTGCTGGTGGAGACGCCAGAGCATCGCATCATCGTCGACACCGGCCTTGGCAACGACAAGCAGGGCCGCAACGTGCCGACCTGGAACAACCGCACGGATCCGTTCCTGGAGAAGCTGACGGAGGCGGGATTCGCACCCGAGAGTATCGACACCGTGCTATGCACGCATCTGCATGTCGACCATGTCGGCTGGAACACCAGGCTCGTCGACGGCAAGTGGGTGCCGACCTTCGCCAATGCACGTTACGTGTTCGGCAAGACAGAGTTCGACCACTGGCGCGACCACAGCAATGATCCTGCGCATGCCGCCGTGTTCGCCGATTCGGTGAAACCGATCGCCGACGCCGGCAAGGCCGAGCTTGTGCCGAGCGACCACCGGCTGACCGACGAGATCACGCTGATCCCGACGCCAGGCCACAGTCCCGGTCATATGAGCATCCACATCAGGTCCGGCGGACAGGAAGGACTGCTGACCGGCGACGTCGCCCATCACCCGTGCCAGATGTACCATCTGGACTGGTCATCGACGGCAGACTCCGACCAGAAGCAGTCGGCCGCGACGCGGCGCGAACTGTTCTCGCGCTTTGCCGACACGCCGACGCTGGTGATCGGCGGACATTTCAACGCCGGCCACATCAAGCGCGATGGCGACGCCTTCGAGTTCATTGCGCTGACGTGA
- a CDS encoding fumarylacetoacetate hydrolase family protein, whose protein sequence is MKLVRYGEKGAEKPGLIDKSGQLRDLSAHLKDLTGEAYAPESLKKLAGLDSAFLPAVSGKPRLGAPVTGISKFVAIGLNYTDHAKETGNPIPSEPIFFLKANTALSGPNDPVEKPRGSTKLDWEVEIAAIIGTRAKYVSEADALNHVAGYCICNDVSERNFQIDRPGQWTRGKSHDTFGPLGPWVLTKDEVPDVQNLSMWLDVNGQRRQTGSTKTMIFSIAKCVSYLSQFLTLLPGDIITTGTPPGVGSGMKPPTFLNVGDVVTLGIEGLGEQRQEIVAA, encoded by the coding sequence ATGAAGCTTGTTCGTTATGGCGAAAAGGGTGCGGAAAAGCCCGGTCTGATCGACAAATCCGGCCAGCTCCGCGACCTCTCGGCCCATCTGAAGGACCTCACCGGCGAGGCCTATGCGCCGGAGTCGCTGAAGAAGCTCGCTGGCCTCGATTCCGCCTTCCTGCCCGCCGTCTCCGGCAAGCCGCGCCTCGGCGCGCCCGTCACCGGCATCTCCAAATTCGTCGCGATCGGGCTGAACTACACCGATCACGCCAAGGAGACCGGCAACCCGATCCCGTCGGAGCCGATCTTCTTCCTGAAGGCCAACACCGCGCTGTCGGGGCCGAACGATCCAGTCGAAAAGCCGCGCGGCTCGACCAAGCTCGACTGGGAAGTCGAGATCGCCGCCATCATCGGCACCCGCGCCAAGTACGTCTCGGAAGCCGACGCGTTGAACCACGTCGCGGGCTACTGCATCTGCAACGACGTCTCCGAGCGCAACTTCCAGATCGATCGCCCGGGTCAGTGGACCCGCGGCAAGTCGCACGACACGTTCGGCCCGCTCGGCCCGTGGGTGTTGACCAAGGATGAAGTGCCCGACGTGCAGAACCTCTCGATGTGGCTCGACGTCAACGGCCAGCGCCGCCAGACCGGCTCGACCAAGACCATGATCTTCTCGATCGCGAAGTGCGTCTCCTATCTCTCGCAATTCCTGACGCTGCTTCCGGGAGACATCATCACCACCGGCACTCCGCCCGGCGTCGGCAGCGGCATGAAGCCGCCGACCTTCCTCAATGTCGGCGACGTCGTGACCCTCGGCATCGAAGGCCTCGGCGAGCAACGCCAGGAAATCGTCGCGGCGTGA
- a CDS encoding glutathione S-transferase family protein, translating to MKLTFSPASPFARKVRIAAIELGLIDKIELVPATVAPGQANDEYSKITPLKKLPVLILDHGDVILDSYVIVEYLNELGGGRLIPGYGPRRWKVKTDHSLINGMLDSMLLCRYEKMVRPQGSAWPAWYDDHWNRAWTGMARFESRPEVLNGPFDIAQIGLVCVLGYADFRFADCGWRKAYPKLDAFYQRMRERPSVKISAPPPA from the coding sequence ATGAAACTCACCTTCTCTCCTGCCTCCCCCTTCGCCCGCAAGGTACGCATCGCCGCGATCGAGCTCGGCCTGATCGACAAGATCGAGCTGGTCCCGGCCACCGTCGCGCCCGGCCAGGCCAATGACGAATATTCGAAGATCACTCCGCTGAAGAAGTTGCCGGTGCTGATCCTCGATCACGGCGACGTCATTCTCGATTCCTACGTCATCGTCGAATATCTCAACGAGCTCGGCGGCGGCCGGCTGATCCCGGGCTACGGCCCGCGGCGCTGGAAGGTGAAAACCGATCATTCGCTGATCAACGGCATGCTCGATTCCATGCTGCTGTGCCGCTATGAGAAGATGGTGCGGCCGCAGGGCTCGGCGTGGCCGGCCTGGTATGACGATCACTGGAATCGCGCCTGGACCGGCATGGCGCGGTTCGAGAGCCGGCCCGAGGTGCTGAACGGACCGTTCGACATCGCACAGATCGGGCTGGTTTGCGTGCTCGGCTACGCCGACTTCCGCTTCGCCGATTGCGGCTGGCGCAAGGCCTATCCCAAACTCGACGCGTTCTATCAAAGGATGCGGGAGCGGCCGTCGGTGAAGATCTCGGCGCCGCCGCCGGCGTAA
- a CDS encoding MBL fold metallo-hydrolase: MSLKFTVGDLTIHRIVEQETTFLPALDMLPGLTSEVLAENRAWMKAAGALDDSDTLILAFQSYVVKTPHHTILIDSCIGNDKPRPTRPSWNMKTDDTYLRGLAAAGFSVGDIDYVMCTHLHVDHVGWNTRLENGRWVPTFPNARYVFDKTEFDYWTETNAKTEVGPFVDSVLPVVEANRAEIVRNDFAIGDHTRILPTPGHTPGHVAFTFGRGKDDAVFSGDLMHSPIQTRHPELSPKFDVDPALAATTRRSFLERYCDTATLCCPAHFPSPSAGRIKRRGNGFVCEMT, from the coding sequence ATGAGCCTGAAATTCACCGTCGGCGATCTCACCATCCATCGCATCGTCGAGCAGGAGACCACGTTCCTGCCCGCGCTCGACATGCTGCCTGGGTTGACATCAGAGGTGCTCGCGGAGAACCGCGCCTGGATGAAGGCCGCGGGCGCGCTCGACGACAGCGACACGCTGATCCTGGCGTTCCAGTCCTATGTCGTGAAGACGCCGCACCACACCATCCTGATCGACAGCTGCATCGGCAACGACAAGCCACGGCCGACGCGGCCGAGCTGGAACATGAAGACTGACGACACCTATCTGCGCGGCCTCGCGGCGGCCGGCTTTTCGGTCGGCGACATCGACTACGTGATGTGCACGCATCTGCATGTCGACCATGTCGGCTGGAACACGCGGCTGGAGAACGGCCGCTGGGTGCCGACGTTCCCGAACGCGCGCTATGTGTTCGACAAGACCGAGTTCGACTACTGGACCGAGACCAACGCGAAGACCGAGGTCGGCCCGTTCGTCGACAGCGTGCTGCCGGTGGTCGAAGCCAACAGGGCCGAGATCGTGCGCAACGATTTCGCGATCGGCGATCACACACGCATCCTGCCGACGCCCGGCCACACGCCGGGCCATGTCGCCTTCACCTTCGGCCGCGGCAAGGACGACGCGGTGTTTTCAGGCGACCTGATGCATTCGCCGATCCAGACGCGTCATCCGGAGCTGTCGCCGAAGTTCGACGTCGACCCGGCGCTGGCAGCGACCACGCGCCGCAGCTTCCTCGAGCGCTATTGCGACACCGCGACCCTGTGCTGTCCCGCGCATTTCCCCTCGCCGTCGGCCGGCAGGATCAAGCGGAGGGGCAACGGGTTCGTGTGCGAGATGACGTAG
- a CDS encoding methylated-DNA--[protein]-cysteine S-methyltransferase: protein MTGQNFAIFETPIGACGVVWGEHGITGVQLPMGNEEKTRKRIFQRSGDATEAVPPAEVQHAIDGMVELLAGKPNDLADIALDLDGVPEFNRGVYDIARKIPPGKTMTYGEIAKQLGGVELSRDVGQALGRNPCPIVVPCHRVLAAGNKPGGFSANGGVVTKLKMLEIEGAIVNHTPSLFD, encoded by the coding sequence ATGACCGGCCAGAATTTTGCGATATTCGAGACTCCGATCGGCGCCTGCGGCGTGGTCTGGGGCGAACACGGCATCACCGGCGTGCAACTGCCGATGGGCAATGAGGAGAAGACCCGCAAGCGCATCTTCCAGCGCAGCGGCGACGCCACAGAGGCGGTCCCGCCGGCCGAGGTGCAGCACGCGATCGACGGCATGGTCGAGCTGTTGGCCGGAAAGCCGAACGACCTCGCCGACATCGCGCTCGATCTTGACGGCGTGCCGGAGTTCAACCGCGGTGTTTACGACATCGCGCGCAAGATCCCGCCGGGCAAGACCATGACCTATGGCGAGATCGCCAAGCAGCTCGGCGGCGTCGAGCTGTCGCGCGACGTCGGGCAGGCGCTCGGCCGCAACCCGTGCCCGATCGTCGTGCCCTGTCACCGCGTGTTGGCGGCCGGCAACAAGCCCGGCGGCTTCTCCGCCAATGGCGGCGTGGTCACCAAGCTGAAGATGCTGGAGATCGAAGGCGCGATCGTGAACCACACGCCGAGCCTGTTCGATTGA
- a CDS encoding alpha/beta hydrolase: MQSLHVNGFDMPYLDIGAGPPLVCVHGSLCDFRIWSAVLGPLTRQHRVIAVSLRHFFPAQWDGVGDTYSIAQHVDDVIAFIEKFDTRPVDLMGHSRGGHISFRVAQRRPDLLRKLILAEPGGELDGTLDPDFQPGPSPLAARIAASADLIAKGDIDGGMQIFIDALEGPGAWRRLPAAPKQLLLDNAMTLIGQTRDKRPPFSKADAEAIRTPTLFIGGANTKGVLPKVLHALAANVKGARVEMIPGTTHPMFEQAPRRYCEIVLEFLAS; encoded by the coding sequence ATGCAAAGCCTCCACGTCAACGGATTCGACATGCCCTATCTCGATATCGGCGCGGGCCCGCCGCTGGTCTGCGTGCACGGCTCGCTGTGCGATTTCCGGATCTGGTCGGCCGTGCTGGGGCCGCTGACGCGCCAACATCGCGTGATCGCGGTCAGCCTGCGGCACTTCTTCCCGGCGCAATGGGACGGCGTTGGCGACACCTATTCGATCGCCCAGCACGTCGACGACGTGATCGCCTTCATCGAGAAGTTCGACACCAGGCCGGTCGACCTGATGGGCCACTCGCGCGGCGGCCACATCTCGTTCCGCGTCGCGCAGCGGCGGCCGGACCTGCTGCGCAAGCTGATCCTCGCCGAGCCCGGCGGCGAGCTCGACGGCACGCTCGATCCCGACTTCCAGCCCGGCCCCTCGCCGCTGGCGGCGCGGATCGCGGCCTCCGCCGACCTGATTGCGAAGGGCGACATCGATGGCGGCATGCAGATCTTCATCGACGCGCTCGAGGGCCCCGGCGCCTGGCGGCGGCTGCCCGCCGCGCCGAAGCAATTGCTGCTCGACAACGCGATGACGCTGATCGGCCAGACCCGTGACAAGCGCCCGCCCTTCTCGAAGGCGGATGCGGAGGCGATCAGGACGCCGACGCTCTTCATCGGCGGCGCGAACACCAAGGGCGTGCTGCCGAAGGTGCTGCACGCCCTCGCCGCCAACGTGAAAGGCGCACGCGTCGAGATGATCCCGGGCACCACGCATCCGATGTTCGAGCAGGCGCCGCGGCGCTATTGCGAGATCGTGCTGGAGTTTCTGGCGAGCTGA
- a CDS encoding carboxymuconolactone decarboxylase family protein: MQARMNHPVMVIPEAMKAIQALNESTKQGLPERLLELVHLRASQINGCSVCVDMHPKLAKRAGQTDERLFAVAAWRDTPYFTEAERAALALTEALTRLSDREDPVPDAIWNEADKHFDERQLAALVLAIAAINVWNRLNVAVRQPVGAWKV; this comes from the coding sequence ATGCAAGCCCGTATGAACCACCCGGTCATGGTCATTCCCGAGGCCATGAAGGCGATCCAGGCGCTCAACGAGAGCACCAAGCAGGGGCTGCCGGAACGGCTGCTCGAATTGGTCCATTTGCGCGCCAGCCAGATCAACGGCTGCAGCGTCTGCGTCGACATGCATCCGAAGCTCGCCAAGCGCGCCGGTCAGACCGATGAGCGGCTGTTCGCCGTCGCGGCGTGGCGCGACACACCCTATTTCACCGAAGCCGAGCGCGCCGCGCTGGCGCTGACGGAAGCGCTGACCCGGCTCAGCGACCGCGAGGATCCGGTGCCGGACGCGATCTGGAACGAGGCCGACAAGCATTTCGACGAACGCCAGCTCGCCGCGCTCGTTCTCGCGATCGCCGCCATCAACGTATGGAATCGGCTCAACGTCGCCGTGCGCCAGCCGGTCGGCGCGTGGAAAGTGTAA
- a CDS encoding sigma-70 family RNA polymerase sigma factor → MDGKKFLAEQFEANRPRLRAVAYRMLGSTAEVDDAVQETWLRLSRTDAASVDNLGGFLTTVISRICLDMLRSRKSRREEPMGPQVPEPVADNDSEREAEMADSVGAALLVVLETLAPAERLAFVLHDMFAVPFEEIAPIVGRTPAAARQLASRARRRVQGTPPALDTDLSRQRGVVEAFLAASRNGDFEGLLAVLDPDVVVRADQAAQRLGSLPEIRGAAAVAQAFKGRAQAARPALVDGEIGAAVILGGQLRVVLRITIAGDRIAAIDAVAEAAQIETFDVEVFDRN, encoded by the coding sequence ATGGACGGGAAAAAATTTCTGGCCGAGCAGTTCGAGGCCAACCGGCCCCGCTTGCGGGCTGTGGCTTATCGCATGCTGGGCTCGACGGCCGAGGTCGATGACGCCGTGCAGGAAACCTGGCTGCGGCTGAGCCGCACTGACGCCGCGTCCGTCGACAATCTCGGTGGCTTCCTGACCACCGTGATCTCTCGCATCTGCCTGGACATGCTGAGGTCGCGCAAATCGCGCCGCGAGGAGCCGATGGGCCCTCAGGTGCCGGAGCCGGTCGCCGACAACGACAGCGAACGGGAGGCCGAAATGGCCGATTCCGTCGGCGCCGCACTTCTGGTGGTGCTCGAAACGCTGGCGCCGGCCGAGCGGCTCGCTTTCGTGCTGCACGACATGTTCGCGGTGCCGTTCGAGGAGATCGCGCCGATCGTCGGCCGCACACCGGCCGCCGCGCGACAGCTCGCCAGCCGCGCGCGGCGCCGTGTGCAGGGCACGCCGCCCGCGCTGGACACCGACCTCAGCCGGCAGCGTGGAGTCGTCGAGGCGTTCCTCGCGGCATCCCGCAACGGCGATTTCGAGGGGCTGCTCGCGGTGCTCGATCCTGACGTGGTGGTGCGCGCCGATCAGGCCGCGCAGCGCCTCGGCTCGCTGCCGGAAATCCGTGGCGCTGCGGCCGTCGCCCAAGCCTTCAAGGGTCGCGCACAGGCAGCAAGACCCGCGCTCGTCGATGGCGAGATCGGCGCGGCCGTCATCCTCGGCGGCCAGTTGCGCGTCGTGCTGCGGATCACGATCGCGGGCGACAGGATCGCTGCAATCGACGCGGTCGCCGAAGCCGCGCAGATCGAAACGTTCGATGTCGAAGTGTTCGATCGCAACTGA
- a CDS encoding GntR family transcriptional regulator, which translates to MIPLDPLPNLIDQVYGRILEAIIDRTLLPGQRITQNELAEKLGVSRQPVSHALHLLHRQGLVAESGRRGFEVTQLDPLRIRQLYEVRGAIDALAARLAAARVKEDAAGRMQLATALEAGRAIDGDTPLSRLIALDVDFHSAIYRLAGNSAIEEMIAPQWPHMRRSMATVLAELDYRDSAWTEHEAIAAQIFSGNAAAAEAAALAHAQTAGRMTEQKLRAIDVAA; encoded by the coding sequence ATGATCCCGTTGGACCCGCTTCCGAACCTGATCGACCAAGTCTATGGGCGGATATTGGAGGCGATCATCGATCGCACGTTGCTGCCCGGCCAGCGCATCACCCAGAACGAACTCGCCGAGAAGCTCGGCGTCTCGCGCCAGCCGGTCTCGCACGCGTTGCATCTGTTGCACCGGCAAGGCCTCGTCGCGGAAAGCGGCAGGCGCGGCTTCGAGGTGACGCAGCTCGATCCGCTGCGCATCCGCCAGCTCTATGAAGTCCGCGGCGCGATCGACGCACTGGCGGCGCGGCTCGCGGCTGCGCGCGTGAAGGAGGACGCGGCGGGACGCATGCAGCTCGCGACGGCGCTCGAGGCCGGGCGCGCGATCGACGGCGACACGCCGCTGTCGCGTCTGATCGCACTCGACGTCGACTTTCACAGCGCGATCTATCGTCTCGCCGGTAACTCCGCGATCGAGGAAATGATCGCGCCGCAATGGCCGCATATGCGCCGCTCGATGGCGACCGTGCTCGCCGAGCTCGATTATCGCGACAGCGCCTGGACCGAGCACGAGGCCATCGCCGCGCAGATTTTTTCCGGCAATGCCGCGGCCGCCGAGGCCGCGGCGCTCGCGCATGCGCAGACGGCAGGACGGATGACGGAGCAGAAACTGAGGGCAATCGACGTGGCGGCGTAG
- a CDS encoding phytanoyl-CoA dioxygenase family protein, whose protein sequence is MKLTPEQVEFFHREGWLFLPELFSQEEVDFLAREAVSIYDANRPEVWREKSGAPRTAFAAHLYNEAFGVLGAHPRMIEPIEQIFGEKVYMHQFKINAKAAFTGDVWQWHQDYGTWKRDDGMPEPRAMNIAIFLDEVMPINGPLMLVPKSQDAGDLKASHDLETTSYPLWTLDEETVTRLVKQGGIVAPTGKPGGMLMFHGNLVHGSSGNITPYPRKIVYLTLNAVSNYIRTPTRPDYIAHRDFTPIKTVDDDALLRLARAPRQAAE, encoded by the coding sequence ATGAAACTGACCCCAGAGCAGGTCGAATTTTTCCACCGCGAAGGCTGGCTGTTCCTGCCCGAACTGTTCAGCCAGGAAGAGGTCGATTTCCTCGCGCGCGAGGCGGTCTCGATCTATGACGCCAACCGCCCGGAGGTATGGCGCGAGAAGAGTGGCGCGCCGCGCACCGCCTTTGCGGCGCACCTCTACAACGAAGCGTTCGGAGTTCTCGGCGCCCATCCGCGCATGATCGAACCGATCGAGCAGATCTTCGGCGAGAAGGTCTACATGCATCAGTTCAAGATCAACGCGAAGGCGGCCTTCACCGGCGACGTCTGGCAATGGCACCAAGACTACGGCACCTGGAAGCGCGACGACGGCATGCCAGAGCCGCGGGCGATGAACATCGCGATCTTCCTCGACGAGGTGATGCCGATCAACGGCCCCCTGATGCTGGTGCCGAAGAGCCAGGACGCCGGCGACCTCAAGGCCTCGCACGATCTTGAGACCACGTCCTACCCGCTGTGGACGCTGGATGAGGAGACCGTCACGCGGCTGGTGAAGCAGGGCGGCATCGTCGCGCCGACCGGCAAGCCCGGCGGCATGCTGATGTTCCACGGCAACCTGGTGCACGGATCGAGCGGCAACATCACGCCCTACCCGCGCAAGATCGTCTACCTGACGCTGAATGCGGTCTCGAACTACATCCGCACCCCGACGCGGCCGGACTACATCGCGCACCGCGATTTCACCCCGATCAAGACCGTGGACGACGACGCGTTGCTGCGGTTGGCACGTGCGCCGCGGCAGGCGGCGGAGTAA
- a CDS encoding Gfo/Idh/MocA family oxidoreductase produces the protein MNLYHLLKTRAAAGKPVRVALIGAGKFGSMFLSQVPHTPGLEVPVIVDLDRDRAREACRTVGWDDERIKATIFTDDGARAIAGGAFDVVVEATGNPAVGIRHARAAIAAGKHVVMVNVEADVLAGPLLADEARKAGVVYSLAYGDQPALTAEMVDWARATGFRVVAAGKGTKYLPAYHDVTPEGVWQHYGLTAGEAQSAGMNPQMFNSFLDGTKSAIEMAAIANACTLDVPSDGLLFPPCGVDDLPHVMRPREAGGVLEKSGIVEVVSSLERDGRPVFRDLRWGVYVVLEAPNDYAADCFKQYGLKTDASGRFAAMYKPYHLIGLELNISILSAALRNEPTGQPRGFRGDVAAVAKRNLRAGEMLDGEGGYTVWGKLMPASASLAAGALPIGLAHRVKLKNDVAHGAVVRWSDVEVDESNDTIKTRKAMEAAFSR, from the coding sequence ATGAACCTGTATCACCTCCTCAAAACCCGCGCCGCAGCCGGAAAGCCCGTTCGCGTCGCTCTCATCGGCGCCGGAAAATTCGGCTCGATGTTCCTGTCGCAGGTGCCGCATACGCCGGGGCTCGAGGTGCCCGTGATCGTCGATCTCGACCGTGATCGCGCGCGCGAGGCGTGCCGCACGGTTGGCTGGGATGACGAGCGGATCAAGGCGACCATTTTCACCGACGACGGCGCGCGGGCGATCGCCGGCGGCGCATTCGACGTGGTGGTGGAAGCGACCGGCAATCCTGCGGTCGGCATCCGCCATGCCCGCGCGGCGATCGCCGCCGGCAAGCATGTCGTGATGGTCAATGTCGAGGCCGACGTGCTGGCGGGACCGCTGCTGGCCGACGAAGCGCGGAAAGCCGGCGTGGTCTACTCGCTCGCCTATGGCGACCAGCCGGCGCTGACGGCGGAGATGGTCGATTGGGCGCGCGCAACGGGCTTCCGCGTGGTCGCCGCTGGCAAGGGCACGAAGTACCTGCCCGCCTATCACGACGTGACGCCGGAGGGCGTGTGGCAGCATTACGGTCTCACGGCCGGCGAGGCGCAATCCGCCGGCATGAATCCGCAGATGTTCAACTCCTTCCTCGACGGCACCAAATCCGCGATCGAGATGGCGGCGATCGCCAACGCCTGCACCCTCGACGTGCCGTCGGACGGATTGCTGTTTCCGCCGTGCGGGGTCGACGACCTGCCGCATGTGATGCGGCCGCGCGAGGCGGGCGGTGTGCTGGAGAAATCCGGCATCGTGGAGGTGGTGTCGTCGCTGGAGCGCGACGGCCGACCGGTGTTCCGCGACCTGCGCTGGGGTGTCTATGTGGTGCTGGAAGCGCCGAATGATTATGCCGCGGACTGCTTCAAGCAATACGGCCTCAAGACCGATGCATCGGGCCGTTTTGCCGCGATGTACAAGCCCTATCATCTGATCGGGCTCGAACTGAACATCTCCATCCTGTCGGCCGCGCTGCGCAACGAGCCGACCGGGCAGCCGCGCGGCTTCCGCGGTGATGTCGCGGCAGTGGCGAAACGCAATCTGCGCGCCGGCGAGATGCTCGACGGCGAAGGCGGCTACACGGTGTGGGGAAAGCTGATGCCGGCATCCGCCAGCCTCGCCGCCGGCGCGCTGCCGATCGGGCTCGCGCATCGTGTCAAGCTGAAGAACGACGTCGCCCATGGCGCGGTGGTGCGCTGGAGCGATGTCGAGGTCGACGAGAGCAACGACACGATCAAGACGCGCAAGGCGATGGAAGCGGCGTTCTCGCGCTGA